One segment of Mycolicibacterium sp. YH-1 DNA contains the following:
- a CDS encoding aldehyde dehydrogenase yields the protein MPATLDEPVGLLVGGDRITATSGGYHRHIFPATGLPNATIALAGDADVDLAVESACQAQREWQSWTADRRRDLLIDLADSVHAHHGALAELNVHDYAVPVSYAGTAVMLEQFLRHFAGYADKPHGSSTPVSGSFDLNFVEREPYGVVAVVAPWNGSLAVTASCVAPALAAGNAVVLKPSELAPLAALRFGELCIEAGLPSGLVNVVPAAAEGGNALVRHPGIGKVWFTGGGQTARAVVQAAATNLTPVVAELGGKSASIVFADADLDLAAALSAHQGPVMQSGQSCACAGRFLVHESVYDAFVDKFLHAIGGAKVGDPFDPTVSVGPVISEASATRIVAVIEQATKNGAGELLTGGSRMGGALAQGYFVEPTVFGDVDNSSELAQTETFGPVVSLIRFSADADAVRIANDTPYGLNAFMHTNDLNRAHQVARQLEAGSVWINQNSRISPQGPYGGYKQSGFGRTGGIDGLHEFQQVKNIRIGMR from the coding sequence CTGCCCGCCACGCTTGACGAACCGGTGGGTTTGCTGGTCGGCGGCGACCGCATCACCGCGACCTCGGGGGGATATCACCGGCATATCTTTCCTGCGACCGGCCTGCCCAACGCAACCATTGCCCTCGCCGGCGACGCCGACGTCGACCTCGCCGTCGAATCGGCGTGCCAAGCGCAGCGAGAATGGCAGTCGTGGACCGCAGATCGTCGGCGCGACCTCCTGATCGATCTGGCCGATTCTGTCCACGCGCACCACGGTGCGCTCGCTGAGCTTAATGTCCATGACTATGCTGTCCCGGTCTCCTATGCCGGCACCGCGGTGATGCTTGAGCAGTTCCTGCGCCATTTCGCCGGCTACGCGGACAAGCCGCACGGATCGAGCACTCCGGTCAGCGGATCGTTCGACCTCAACTTCGTCGAGCGCGAACCGTACGGCGTGGTCGCCGTCGTGGCGCCGTGGAACGGGTCGCTGGCAGTCACGGCTTCCTGCGTGGCCCCGGCGCTGGCGGCGGGAAATGCGGTAGTACTCAAGCCGTCTGAACTGGCACCGCTGGCCGCGCTGCGCTTCGGTGAGCTCTGCATCGAGGCCGGACTTCCCAGTGGTCTGGTCAACGTCGTTCCCGCGGCTGCCGAAGGCGGGAACGCCTTGGTGCGCCATCCCGGCATTGGGAAGGTCTGGTTCACCGGCGGCGGCCAGACCGCGCGTGCAGTGGTCCAGGCCGCGGCCACGAATCTCACACCCGTCGTGGCCGAGCTCGGCGGCAAGTCGGCCAGCATCGTCTTCGCCGATGCCGATCTCGATCTTGCTGCCGCACTGTCGGCTCACCAGGGCCCGGTGATGCAATCCGGGCAGAGTTGCGCGTGCGCCGGTCGCTTCCTGGTGCACGAGTCAGTTTACGACGCGTTCGTCGACAAGTTCCTCCACGCGATCGGCGGCGCCAAGGTCGGCGACCCGTTCGATCCGACGGTGAGTGTGGGCCCGGTAATCAGCGAGGCGTCGGCAACCCGGATCGTCGCCGTGATCGAACAGGCCACCAAGAACGGTGCCGGCGAACTACTCACCGGTGGCTCCAGGATGGGAGGCGCACTGGCACAAGGTTATTTCGTCGAGCCCACAGTGTTCGGCGACGTCGACAACAGCTCCGAACTCGCGCAAACCGAGACGTTCGGTCCCGTCGTCTCCCTCATCCGCTTCAGTGCGGACGCCGACGCAGTTCGCATCGCCAACGACACTCCATACGGTCTGAATGCCTTCATGCACACCAACGACCTGAACCGGGCCCACCAGGTGGCACGGCAACTCGAGGCCGGTTCGGTATGGATCAACCAAAACAGCCGGATCTCACCCCAGGGCCCCTACGGTGGCTACAAGCAGAGCGGTTTCGGCAGAACCGGTGGAATCGACGGACTGCATGAGTTCCAGCAAGTCAAGAACATTCGCATCGGCATGCGGTGA